From the genome of Loxodonta africana isolate mLoxAfr1 chromosome 4, mLoxAfr1.hap2, whole genome shotgun sequence:
TTGGAAAGTTCACCCAAGTAGTTTGAAAGAGCATTCTCTAGCAGAAATCTCACAGTTAGTAACAATACTAAGCTGTCCTAGTTTCCTAGTGTTGATGTAATacaaatatcacaaatgggtagctttaaagaactgaaatttactttctcactgtttctgtaggctaaaagtccaaatcaggcatTCCTTGATTCTTGGCAGTGGCCTCTGTCTTCCTCAGAATGTGTATACCTCTGCCTAATTTGCCCCTTTTAGAACTAaacagtgattaggtttagggtttagggcaCACCTTACATTGAttggccttgttaacataacaaagaaccccAATTGCCAAACAATTACATCAAAGGAATGTTGTTGTTCccgtgccattgagtggattcagactcatagcaaccatttgtaccacagagcacagaaggaaacaccgcctggtcctgccccatgctcacaatcaatgtttgagcccattgttgcagccactgtgtcaatccattttgttgagggtctccgTGTTTTTCGTTTAccctgtactgtagggtcactatgagtcagaatcgattgaaTGGCAGCGGTTTCTTTCAAAGGAATAAGGGTTAGAATTCTAACACATAAGTATTTTGGGAGAGTGCAATTCAAGCTATAATACAAAgcatattcattctttttttccatcGTGGTGCTAGATAGCCAAACTTGAAGAGGTGTatatcctggtggtgcaatggttaggtgctGGGCTGTTTGAATGCACCAAGCCACCCAGCTGCTTTGCCcgatagggtttcttaggctgtagtctttacagggagcagatggccaggttttttctcctatggagccgctggttgggtttgaaccactgacctttcagttagcagctgagtgcttaaccattgcaccaccagggttcctggctTCATTATAGGAGTATatgaaaaaaatttaatgtaCTTAGAAGTTTGGAATCATTTCATGTTGGTATCTTTGGTGCTTTTATTAAAGTGTGTTAAAATATGATGCATGCCACTGAGTTGAATATTTTTAAGCTGTCCTGACTAgtagtctttcttttttaaatcagtacATGAAAGAATATAGATTGAAAAAATTTTGAGTGTTCCATATCGTCACCCTTTTTAAACAGTGCATATAATTGagaaatataatgaatataaacaCTCACACCCATTTTGTGAGGTCACATATTATTATCcattcttgattttcttttaataacACAACTTGGATGGTAAAAAGCTTTTTGAAACCATTcctttttaagaagatttcagttAGCACTGACTGCTTGTTAAATAACAAACTGAGTCTAGCCGTTCTGCTTTAAGCTTGGGCTTCGTTACTGTGCTTTTCTTCTGCTTTGCTGAATTCTCTATTTTATTCCAGACATGCTGGTGTCTACACAGCAGAAGAAGTGGCCCTGATTATGCGTGAGAAGCTAATTCGTTTGCAGTCTCTGTACATTGATCAGTTTAAACGACTTCAGCATCTGCTCAAAGAGAAGAAGCGACGTTACTTACATAATCGCAAAGTGGAACATGAAGCTCTTGGCAAGTTTTGTGGTAGTTCCAGCAAAGCTTTTCATGGGCTAACCTGTGAATTTGGTAGTGGTTTGATTTATTTCTGTCTTGGTACCCTGGGGTGGTGTGGGTGGTTTGCTTTTTAAACTACCAACAAGGAgtaagggagccttggtggcacagtggttaactgcttaccaaaagatcggcagttcatatccactagccattccttggaaaccctatgggcccaTTCTGCTCTcatgtagggccactatgagtcagaattgactcgacagcaatggggtttttttggtttaacaaggAGTAAACAGATTTCCTTGTTTACTGCTTAATTTGGAGTAGCATTTTGATTGCATGCTCAGCAGATAACATCTTGACTGTTGTCACTATCTAGGTAGTAGCCTCCTGACTGGTCCAGAGGGTCTTTTGGCCAAGGAACGAGAGAACTTGAAGCGACTAAAATGTCTTCGGCGATATCGCCAGCGCTATGGAGTGGAAGCCTTACTACACAGGCAGCTGAAGGAACGCAGAATGCTGGCCACAGATGGTGCCGCCCAACAGGTAATTTTTGTATATATGTCTAAGGCATATACATTTACAAAGTTAAGGTACTTGTCAAAACACTGGTCCAGTTTTGGCTCTCAAATCTGACTTATGGGACTTGGGGTGTAGTATAAAGAGTACTTATTTAGAAGTCAAGAGACATGGCTTTTAGTTTCAGTTCACTGCCAGCTCGGTGCCTGCACAGGTAGCTTAACTTCACTGGGTCTCAATATTCTCACCTGCAAACTGAGTGTTTGGAATTGATTTCTAACGTAAACAGTTCAGAAATTCTTCAGTTTAGAATTCAGCACGGATTAAGTCTGAGTTGTTTGGGAATCTCATTTTAAAAGGTGGGAATGTAGTAGATAGATAGAATAGGGGCAATTGAATGTTAGAAAATAAAGTTGATACAAGACAGTGAAGTGGTCTTAAATTTGTTAAGCCTGTGGTCCCTGCTTCAGTGAGAGtagttcatttttgtttgttatatTTGTTGAGGCTCCGCATAAGACTATGATTTAAATAATGGTTCTGCTGCTAAAAGACAAAATAGTTTTAAAACCATTAGGCTATAGCATGCTTTTACATTGTGGAGAGGTGTTTTAAGTATTGTCATCATAGGTAATTGGTTGTATGTCCTTCTGTGGGTTATATATGTTTTTCGATTTatctgttttctctattttagGCCCATACCACTCGTTCCAGTCAGAGGTGCTTGGCATTTGTGGATGATGTTCGTTGTTCCAATCAGTGTCTTCCAATGACCAGACATTGCCTTACCCGTATCTTTTTATTCTGTTTACTCAATCTCTGATTTGCTCGCTAGAGTGAGGGCTCGTGAGAATCTTAATCTCTACTGGTTTGCTTTATTGAAGACCTTTAGTTTCCTTTGGCCCTGAATCAAGGCCAGCAGTTTTCATGGAACTGTTGGTTTCAAGCAGGTGCCTAAAGAAATGTCTTCCTATGGTCTGTTGGccatttcagagctttggaaatgtAATGGTCAATTCATTAGAAAGAAACATCTGAGTCCTTGGTGATAGATGTGGACTGATGTTTATTTGTAATCCTAATACTGGGGTTGCAGAATACAGAGGTCCCTGATTTAACTTGCTTGTTAGAATTTATGATGACGTTAAATCtaattattgtaaaaaaaaaaaaatcactgtgaaAGGGTTTTCTGTTCAAAACAGTAGGCAATTTTTGAACAGTGACCCTCCTTCAAGTATTGTCACTTCGTATGGTCAGCGCCCTAACTTGAGTATTGAGCTTCATTCAGATTGGAAACTCCTGTGTCCAAAAATGAGGtgcttttttccctcttttcagtCGATTTGCCTTTGAACCATCGTGGTGTCTCTTGACTCTATTAAGAACTACATTTGCCATCGGGTTTCAGAAAGTTTTGAATTGTTCATTGGATTGTAAAAGTGCATCTTTATTATGGACCTTGATTGAAAAAGACGCTGATGAAATGTGATATGATGTTCAGTATATGAAAGGCAGAAATTTTGCTGTATTGCATTTGCCTGGCAAGAGATAACCAAGCATTTGGAAAgtataaaatgtattttctttaatAGGAAGAGGAGAGCCTTCTTTTGGTCTTCTGACAGGACAACtgatttttaaactattttgttttttaaacactttGTTAATTCATAATTGCAACAAATGTCTGAAAGGATTATTACTCTTAATGTATAAAATGCTtatgcaaaataaaaaaattaaaaataaatgttcaaAACATAATTGGGCAAAGCCTATCTATGGATatttaaaagaagataaaagtGGCTGATAGTTGAAAAGTGTTCATCTTCACTACAAGCAAATAACTAAAACAgggattttttttatgtgtaaatttaacatttgtatatataatatttaaaagtaaacttaaggataaatttttttatttaatgagaGTGAATTTCCGAAGTTCGTGAGGGCATAGTGAAATTGGACCCTCTTAAGCACTCAGTGGGAATATAAATTGGCACAGGCTTTTTGGAAAACAAATTAACAGTATTCGTATTTTTTGATGTAGTAATTCCACCTCTGTGAATTATTTTAAGGAGATAATTAAATACCCATATTTTTACATAGAACTATTCAACCAACTGAAGATAGCTTTGCATTTTTCAGagatgagcaatagaaaagtaaaTTATGGCACACGTAATGTGGAATATGTTCAAGCATTAAACGTTATCCCTAACAAAATTTATGAATGACATAGGAAGATGTTTGATAGTGACAAAAATAGGAATTTTGTAGAGTTTGATGTAATCTGTTTTAACCGCATGTCACTAAAGCCTGGGAGGGAGGGAATGTAATGAAGAAATGTGATTGCTTTTGGATGGTGGGATTATCAATGCCTTTTTTCCTGCTGTTTTAaacttttcagattttctttaaTGAGCTTGAGTTACTTTGTAAGAACCCCACCGAAATTATAGATAAATTATATAAGGAGTATTTTATACATTTCTTGTAATACTGTATGTACTCAAATAGCTTTTCATTAGGATGTTGAtactttaaaaagcaaagttggaaATGAAATGTATTTGAGAAGAGAAGGGaagtatttattttccttttgtgctCTTTTCCTTTCCACTCCATAGTTGCCTGAGTCACCCTTCCTTAAGTCCTTACCCCAGAGAAAGATGCGACTGCCATTGGTGACCTGTTAACTCTTTACTCTGGTCTAATGGAGACAGCACTGGACTGAAAGTGAAGGACCCAGACTCTAGTTGTAGGTCAACCATTCCCTTCTCTTTGTCTCTGTTGTCCCATCTGAAAGGAAAGGGGAtggaggatgggggaggggaaagggtTTTTCCAGGATATTTTGGTATTAAATAAATAAGAGACTTTTGTGAAAGCCTTTTAGAATTCCATGAAAAAAAGTTCTGCCTGAAACATTTAATTGAATGGATTAACACTTTAAATAAGTTTGAGCTTGTTAAGCACACTAGAAACAGATTTTACGTTATACCTGCAAGTCAAATTGTTGCCGTTAGatccatgtatttattcatttgatcattcattcaacaaataatttattttgcaCTATCTGCTATTCCTTTGAGAATAGTGTTTCTCAACTGGGGCCCCAGGggacatttagcaatgtctggagacattgttTTCGGTTGTCATAACTAGGAGAGGGGGTGCTTCTGACATACAGTGGAtagaggccaggaatgctgcgTAGCATCCTACCAGTGATGCAGAAGCCAACTCCCCATAAAAAAGAATTACTTGACCTAGAGTGTTGGTAGTGCTGAATGAGTTCTAACCCTGCCGAGAATTCtcatttccatcccagatttactgaatcagaatctagattttaacaagattcccaggtgacggttatgtataacttcctgggagtTTGTGAGAAATGCAAGTTCTCGGCAGGGTTTCTAACCAGAACAAAACCATTTAGAAGCCCTGTTGTGAAACCCTGCTTTCAAATCTGGCCATTCCCGAGTGTGAATTGAAAGAAATGACTTTTTTTAAGAAGTTTTATttggtttaaaaaattataatgtgtgttagattttttttgtttttaaaaattacattaaaatctTTGGGATAAAAATAACCTATGATTCCATAATCCTGAATACAGTCAGTTACAGAAAATTGTGctttctgatttaaaaataagCCCAGATTTAAAAAACACCTGCCTGTTAATCCATGGGAGACAACCATGTAGTTAGGATTTCAAAAAATGGGCACTCCTTAGTAAATGTATTATGTAGAATAATTTGAACTggaattttgttattttatctAATCATGATTTCAACTTTGATTCATTCTACAGAGTTTCTTTGCCAACTTGGAAATATAGTCCTTCTCCGCTTCTACCCTTAATAGAAGTTGTTATAGAGCTCCCGGAGTGTTCCTGGAGTACTTCCTTTCCATGGGCCCTTACGGGGAAAATCAataatcttctttttctctttaggATCATAACAGAACCCCCCCCCTGCacctacccccccaaaaaaaaaaaccaggacttTTTATTCCTGTCAGGATATGATAAACTTAGTTTGCCATTGCCATTtcaaagttgccattgagttgattttgactcatggtgatcctgtgtgtgtcagagtagaactgctctgtagggttttcaatggctgatttttcagaagtagaccaccaggagtttgttttgaggtgcctctggctagactcagcctttcggttagcagctggctgagttagccatttgtaccacccagggactctgcggGATATGATGCCTAGTGGCTGTTACTAGAGCTTCTGTTCTCCTCAATCTCCTGCTGCTTTGAATGAATTTATCATGGAATCATATCTTTGAAAATGGCCCAAGAAGTTTTAAAACTTGCTGCCAGCCTGCTTAACAGCAGAAACAACATTGTATCTCTTATGTCTTGGAAGGGGTTGGTAGGGACCTCTAAAAGCTATTTGCATTTGCCATATTTCTTAATAGGAGTAGCTTTCTAGGAGTGTTATTGCTACTTGCTAAGCACTATATTTGCAGAAGTTCTGTACTTGACCCTCATAAGGGAGAACAGGGATTAGTGTCAAGTTTAAATGACGAGGATTCTGAAACAGGTTAGGGGATTTATTTACATTTCTGATAGAGTTAGTGACACTTACTTTGAGAAGTAACTTAAATTGCTAACtgcttttggttttttgtgtcaGATGTAACTAATTATCTTGCTTAGTCCAGATCTGGAGTTTTATATGGCAGTTTTGAGTATATAGCTTTTCATTTCTTGTACCTCCGATAGATCCCATTTTATTTCCCTTGACCATTTTTCTACAGATATTTGTCAAGATACGAATCAGGTTCTCTTCAAATGCTGCCAGGGGTCTGAGGAGGTACCCTGCAACAAACCAGTTCCTGTAAGCCTCTCTGAGGATCCCTGCTGCCCACTGCATTTCCAGTTGCCTCCTCAGATGTATAAGCCCGAGCAGGTACTGTCTGTGCCAGACGATCTGGAAGCCGGCCCCATGGATCTGTACTTGAGTGCTGCTGAACTTCAGCCCACTGAGAGTTTACCTCTGGAGTTCAGTGATGTAAGttagagcagctctgctctggttAGCCCTTGAGACAAGGACTTATTTATTATTGATGAGAAAAGGTTAGTCTTTGTGGTCAAGAGAGCTGATAACAAAGTTTTTGAAATCATACATATGTGGTTGTATTTGTATGTTGAGCATATTCATCGAGAGATTGTGTAAACCCCTACCTGATTTTCCATGCCTTTCTCcctacatacttttttttaactgagctataattcacataccatgaaTTTCACTCTTAAAaggtacaattcagtgtttttttcctTAAGATACGCATTCAGAGAGTTACGTAACTATCACCactagttttagaacatttttgtcatcacaaaaaaagaaacccagcaACCCGTTAAAAAAATCACTCtctgacttagttatctagtgctattataacaaataccacaagtgggtggctttaatgaacgaATTATTTTCTGACAGTTGAGGAGGATCCAAGTCTGAATttaggatgctggctccaggagaaggctttctctggagGGAGGTCTTTATCTCTTCCGAGctttgctcctgggtgatcttcatgtggcttgactgGTTTCTTGATTGCTTGTTTAATGCCTTTTATGTCTTGAAAGGGAGTTACTCAAGATATACCAtgcattaatcctgcctcattaacacaacaaagacaacctattcccaaatgggattagaatcacaggcatagaggtgaggatttacaacgcatatttttggggggacacaatttaatccataactaTCCCCATTCTCCTTTTTCCCAGGCCTTGGGAAACActaatccactttctgtctctacggATTTGCTCGTTGTTAACATTACATGTAAATACAGTCATAATACGTgattttttgtgtctggcttctttcacttaaaatagtCCATCTATATTGTAAGATGTATCAGTGTGCTTCATTCCGTTTTAtggttgaatagtattccatgttatggatataccacattttgtttatcccttcctccattgatggacatttggttgTTTATACTTTTTGGCCATTctaaataatgctgctgtgaacattcctgtgtaagtttatatgtggacatgttttcagttctcttgggtatatacctagcaaAGGACTTATTTTTAAATCACTGATTTCATttagacaaaaaagcaaaaatctttGTCTATTCTGTCCCTCTTGAACTTTTAAAACCACGTAGTTTAAATTTGCAGAAATTTTTCTGAGAGAGTGATTAGGGAAAATTATAATTAAGGGGAATTGGAATAGCACGATGGTGGTCAGATTTGGTGTGGCTTGAAACTTTGGTGCCCATCCACAGGTAAGTCATTCACTAGAGTCTTGATAATATAAAAGAATTCTGGCTTCTGTACTTGTGTTTTGATCCTATAGTAAAGGTTGTCATTTTTAGATTAGCGTGTCCCCCAAGAAGGGACTCTAAATTTAGCTCTGCTGTTGTTACTTGTGAAGTGTTATTACAGATTCTTTTATAAACTGAGTAGAACAGTGCTGACCTCCCAGAGTGTTTGCTTTTACAGCCTTCTAAAAAGGCTTCCTTTTTCAACTTGGACCTTGATTGGTCTCAGCTGCATAAACCCATCTCtgatttcatttgttttcctAATTAGCATTAAGCTAGTATTTGATTTTAGGGATCAGTTGGCATTCCATCTTTATTTTGGAACTTTGCTTAATCTTTACTCCTCTGAATAAAGGTCTCCCTTATATATTCTGGAGATGAATTTTCTAAGTTTCATAATAAAGATGTCTTGGTATATAATCATAATGTATTTAAGGTAACAGATCAGATCTACATGGAAAAATTGTTTGCTAAGAGTAGAAGCAAGGTTTGGGTAGCCCAAAGGGTTCTATC
Proteins encoded in this window:
- the KANSL2 gene encoding KAT8 regulatory NSL complex subunit 2 isoform X8, which produces MVTQRLRSRSQSGLRVRKGRGRVRRVWRGAGRESCAVHRGGRGFGMNRIRIHVLPTNRGRITPVPRSQEPLSCSFTHRPCSQPRLEGQEFCIKHILEDKNAPFKQCSYISTKNGKRCPSAAPKPEKKDGVSFCAEHARRNAMALHAQMKKTNPGPVGETLLCQLSSYAKTELGSQTPESSRSEASRILDEDSWSDGEQEPITVDQTWRGDPDSEADSIDSDQEDPLKHAGVYTAEEVALIMREKLIRLQSLYIDQFKRLQHLLKEKKRRYLHNRKVEHEALGKFCGSSSKAFHGLTCEFGSSLLTGPEGLLAKERENLKRLKCLRRYRQRYGVEALLHRQLKERRMLATDGAAQQAHTTRSSQRCLAFVDDVRCSNQCLPMTRHCLTHICQDTNQVLFKCCQGSEEVPCNKPVPVSLSEDPCCPLHFQLPPQMYKPEQGVTQDIPCINPASLTQQRQPIPKWD
- the KANSL2 gene encoding KAT8 regulatory NSL complex subunit 2 isoform X7, producing the protein MVTQRLRSRSQSGLRVRKGRGRVRRVWRGAGRESCAVHRGGRGFGMNRIRIHVLPTNRGRITPVPRSQEPLSCSFTHRPCSQPRLEGQEFCIKHILEDKNAPFKQCSYISTKNGKRCPSAAPKPEKKDGVSFCAEHARRNAMALHAQMKKTNPGPVGETLLCQLSSYAKTELGSQTPESSRSEASRILDEDSWSDGEQEPITVDQTWRGDPDSEADSIDSDQEDPLKHAGVYTAEEVALIMREKLIRLQSLYIDQFKRLQHLLKEKKRRYLHNRKVEHEALGKFCGSSSKAFHGLTCEFGSSLLTGPEGLLAKERENLKRLKCLRRYRQRYGVEALLHRQLKERRMLATDGAAQQAHTTRSSQRCLAFVDDVRCSNQCLPMTRHCLTHICQDTNQVLFKCCQGSEEVPCNKPVPVSLSEDPCCPLHFQLPPQMYKPEQVLSVPDDLEAGPMDLYLSAAELQPTESLPLEFSDGVTQDIPCINPASLTQQRQPIPKWD